The sequence below is a genomic window from Streptosporangium lutulentum.
AGCAGGGTTTGGGTGTACTCGTGGCGGGGTGCGCCGAGCACCTCGCCGGCGGGGCCTTCCTCGACGACGACGCCGTGCCGCATCACAGCGACCCGGTCGGCGATCTGGTGGACCACGCCCAGGTCGTGCGAGATGAACAGCAGCGCGAGCCGGTGGCTGCGCCGCAGGTCCACGAGCAGCCGCAGGATCTGCGCCTGCACGGACACGTCGAGAGCCGAGACCGCCTCGTCGCACACCAGCAGCCGTGGCCCGACCGCGAGCGCGCGGGCGATGCTGACCCGCTGGCACTGGCCGCCGGACAGGTCTCCGGCGCGTCGTTCGGCCACGTCGCCGTCAAGACCGACGTCGGCCAGCACCCGGTGCAGCGCCTCGGCCCGGTCGCCCGGTGGTGCCGAGGCCGGATGCGTTCGCCAGGCCTCGCCGATGAGCGCGGCCACGGACATCCGCGG
It includes:
- a CDS encoding ABC transporter ATP-binding protein, whose product is MSDMLEVSDLRVTFGGRGRGRRRRGGLVAVDGVSLRVAPEETLAVVGESGSGKTTVARCVVGLQRPDSGSVTFDGRPLGPAGRRPPELQRAIQMVFQDPRSSLNPRMSVAALIGEAWRTHPASAPPGDRAEALHRVLADVGLDGDVAERRAGDLSGGQCQRVSIARALAVGPRLLVCDEAVSALDVSVQAQILRLLVDLRRSHRLALLFISHDLGVVHQIADRVAVMRHGVVVEEGPAGEVLGAPRHEYTQTLLDAALDLGVEA